GCGGAACCGCCGGTCACGCCGGTTGCGGAAGCGTCGCTGGCGGTTGTTGCGCCTCCGGAGCGGCCCGTCGCCGCCGATCCGGGCATCGACCTGATGGCGGAGGCGGTGAAGGTTTCGGGCTTTCTGCTGGTTTTTCTGGTGTTGGCTTTGGGGGCGACCCGTCTGGCCAAACGCTGGCAGCCTCAATCCGGGCTTAACGCCACGGTGGAAGTTCTGGGTGGGCGCAATCTGGGGGCCGGGGTCGGGGTGCGCGTGGTGCGCGTCGGTTCCCGGGCCTGGCTGGTGGGCGTGACCCGGGAGCGGGTTTCCCTGCTGGCGGAGGTGACCGGGGAGATTCCCCCGGCGCAGAGTTCTCCATCCGGTCTGCAGGCAGGCTGAACAGACGGGAATCCGGGGGGATAATTCCCCCGGACTCCCGTATTCACGTCGTCGTTTTACCGAATTTTAGCCAAACTGCACGGCAGGTCTTGCCACAAACGACATCTCACCGCACCATAAAGGGAGCTGAAAAAGGACTGGCTCCAGGGAT
This Magnetococcales bacterium DNA region includes the following protein-coding sequences:
- a CDS encoding flagellar biosynthetic protein FliO is translated as MRQLLFRLCLIGGVAFSPLTGLAGEESAAAVAVPSEVPESSAPVAEPPVTPVAEASLAVVAPPERPVAADPGIDLMAEAVKVSGFLLVFLVLALGATRLAKRWQPQSGLNATVEVLGGRNLGAGVGVRVVRVGSRAWLVGVTRERVSLLAEVTGEIPPAQSSPSGLQAG